Proteins encoded by one window of Sorangium aterium:
- a CDS encoding aminotransferase class I/II-fold pyridoxal phosphate-dependent enzyme translates to MRMKDRLVDQAKKLTSSGVVVRVVSNDRVMRLATGVMDAKNRLRAARERAAEAWDILLNGHALPNIDPSLDDEAGVHGATPSRAAARRPAAPAAPAASGAGLSVVEETASSEAPRERGVASRPHVNGVGSNGAGSNGAGTYVAAAAEQQLATQMAARTSLARIGGRDVFEKAYKFMTADNARAMGVYPFFRPLDFNNGPEAQLEGRSVIMLGSNNYLGLTTHPKVREAARNAIDKYGTSMTGSRLVNGSMRLHNELEQKLAAYHGKEAGLVFTTGYQVNIATISALLSNKRSVAMIDKDDHASIYDGVRLAQAAGARMVRYKHSDPAALDSALSEIADTEGALVITDGVFSAQGEIASLPGIVEVVKKHKARLLVDDAHALGVIGPGGRGTAAHFGLGKEVDLIGGTFSKSLASIGGWLVGERKVLDYIQHFAYSFLFAASAAPPCVAAAMASLEVMQEEPWRQEKLRENFTYMRTELQRLGFELGKTETAVIPIYIRDDLKTVMMWKSLLDDYSLYVNPFITPGVPPKQQVLRTSYMATHERKHLDHALEAFEKVGKKFGVI, encoded by the coding sequence ATGAGGATGAAGGATCGTCTGGTCGACCAAGCAAAGAAGCTCACCTCGTCGGGCGTGGTCGTCCGTGTCGTCAGCAACGATCGCGTGATGCGGCTCGCCACGGGGGTCATGGACGCGAAGAACCGCCTGCGCGCCGCCAGGGAGCGGGCCGCGGAGGCCTGGGACATCCTGCTCAACGGGCACGCGCTCCCGAACATCGATCCCTCGCTCGACGACGAGGCCGGCGTCCACGGGGCGACGCCGTCGCGCGCGGCGGCTCGTCGGCCCGCCGCGCCCGCCGCGCCCGCCGCGAGCGGCGCGGGGCTGTCGGTCGTGGAGGAGACGGCGAGCAGCGAGGCGCCGCGCGAGCGCGGGGTGGCGAGCCGCCCGCACGTGAACGGCGTGGGCTCGAACGGCGCGGGCTCGAACGGCGCCGGCACCTACGTGGCCGCGGCGGCCGAGCAGCAGCTCGCGACCCAGATGGCGGCGCGGACGTCGCTGGCGCGGATCGGCGGGCGCGACGTGTTCGAGAAGGCCTACAAGTTCATGACCGCGGACAACGCCCGCGCCATGGGCGTCTACCCCTTCTTCCGCCCGCTCGACTTCAACAACGGCCCCGAGGCGCAGCTCGAGGGCCGGAGCGTGATCATGCTCGGCTCGAACAACTACCTCGGGCTGACGACCCACCCGAAGGTGCGGGAAGCCGCGCGGAACGCCATCGACAAATACGGCACCAGCATGACCGGCTCGCGGCTCGTGAACGGGTCGATGCGCCTCCACAACGAGCTCGAGCAGAAGCTCGCCGCCTACCACGGCAAGGAGGCGGGGCTCGTGTTCACGACGGGCTATCAGGTGAACATCGCGACCATCTCGGCGCTCCTCAGCAACAAGCGGAGCGTCGCGATGATCGACAAGGACGATCACGCCTCCATCTACGACGGCGTGCGGCTCGCGCAGGCGGCCGGCGCCCGGATGGTGCGCTACAAGCACAGCGATCCCGCCGCGCTCGACAGCGCGCTCTCCGAGATCGCCGACACCGAGGGCGCCCTCGTGATCACCGACGGCGTGTTCAGCGCCCAGGGCGAGATCGCGAGTCTGCCCGGCATCGTCGAGGTGGTGAAGAAGCACAAGGCGCGGCTCCTCGTCGACGACGCCCACGCGCTCGGCGTCATCGGCCCGGGGGGCCGCGGCACCGCCGCGCACTTCGGCCTCGGGAAGGAGGTCGACCTCATCGGCGGCACCTTCTCGAAGTCGCTCGCCTCGATCGGCGGCTGGCTCGTCGGCGAGCGAAAGGTGCTCGATTACATTCAGCATTTCGCCTATAGCTTCCTCTTCGCGGCGAGCGCCGCGCCGCCCTGCGTTGCCGCCGCCATGGCCTCGCTCGAGGTCATGCAGGAGGAGCCCTGGCGCCAGGAGAAGCTCCGCGAGAACTTCACGTACATGCGCACGGAGCTGCAGCGGCTCGGCTTCGAGCTCGGCAAGACGGAGACGGCCGTGATCCCCATCTACATCCGCGACGATCTCAAGACCGTGATGATGTGGAAGTCGCTCCTCGACGACTACTCGCTCTACGTGAATCCGTTCATCACCCCGGGCGTCCCGCCCAAGCAGCAGGTGCTCCGGACGAGCTACATGGCGACCCACGAGCGCAAGCACCTCGATCACGCGCTCGAGGCGTTCGAGAAGGTCGGCAAGAAGTTCGGCGTCATCTGA